The Lewinellaceae bacterium genome has a segment encoding these proteins:
- a CDS encoding response regulator: protein MWKNILKPVICAFVFFIALIGKYADAQAIKYLDADHFTRYEQLEGIGITNVYGDKTGSVWLSSFDGLIKFDGYDFEFLYHNPNDSTSVGSNNLTATFLEDQAGDLWIGATNMLFKYMPSTNAFITYDLKEVYQHENIGSILPFGIVQDTFGNIFFASYDISGSSAVAVAIVYFDAKVNQLKKIEPQNGYELQNVFQLTVGPDNNLWALNHDGLFRIDENKVFHKITSLPNYFINNHENGGKGVLANRLYTGMQSGPNGHIWLTTNQAELYSFDPKTQELNLHPLPPAFAYDLPRAIRNAYALYWPMYFDKKGNLYIGSHKGILRYNPTTDTSWILAEDEAPNQRIYSVNEDIFGNIWMRGRDGIFFKYNPRSLFKTFSLGRTSIDGPTDWDKYDFFAHKDSTLLMYSMHSSYHVINQLDFNNEEMQEYSLDSLFSGLSNVHILGALGKEKYLIHSDQGLRVFENGMIRPSPSLFDSLPPVNRRWKMAKDSRRNLWWCTDQGLYLQLKDETRMRHFELTAFPKTTAGSNSVKSIYEGKNGRIWIITSNGLFAYDYEKDKLARYLYDKENGEVLLSQSINTLYEDDEHILWVGTRQGGLSKYNLTTKELKTYTQDDGLPSMQIQGILPDEDRGDLWLSTQKGIARFNIKTEAFVNFSKKDGLKDMSFGQGSSFKTADGYFVFGAFANITYFRPEEISAQSVAPKVYLTDLKISDRSIRDIPALAPGFVASTVQNLELNYRQNSLSFEYKAIHFNNPQANQYAYQLENYDQEWRIVGNTRKAFYNNLPAGEYAFFLKAANNHGVWSEPQVFANFVIHPPWWATWWAYGLYFLAGMALIYSVYRFQLKRNLDQAEASRLKEMDAVKNRLFTNITHEFRTPLTVISGMTDQIEENPKEWFKEGLSMIRRNTNRLLELVNQMLDLTKLESGKTTLHNQQGDIINYLKYIVESIHSFAESKKIQVHFHEEGEELMMDFDPEKIHQILINLLSNALKFTPTGGHVYVLVRAVSEKDSPQKGSKLQVKVKNTGAGIPEDLLPYIFDRFYQADDSTTRGGEGSGIGLALVKELVKLMKGDISVKSKVGKDTEFTLLLPISNVAPVDQTPAPIVKYKTTSLAGANDGNISATSIKEEPETMLAATKPCVLLVEDNPDVVAYIASCLQDQYEIQVGKDGQEGIDIAIENIPDLIITDVMMPVKDGFEVCQSLKTDARTSHIPIIMLTARADMESKMEGLEKGADAYLAKPFHKQELRIRIKKLLELRANLQKHYLAIAGSGIQDTFVENTPEAPAIEDQFVQKMREAVEAHLEDFDFTVEQFCKEMAMSHSQLHRKITALTGLSPNKFIRHVRLGKAKLLLQNAELTINAVAYETGFNDPGYFGRVFKKAFGMTPMEWKESTKI from the coding sequence ATGTGGAAAAACATACTTAAGCCTGTTATTTGCGCATTTGTTTTTTTTATTGCACTTATCGGGAAATATGCGGATGCCCAGGCCATAAAATATCTTGATGCCGACCACTTCACCCGGTATGAACAACTCGAAGGCATTGGTATTACTAACGTGTATGGAGACAAAACAGGGAGTGTATGGTTATCTTCCTTTGATGGCTTGATTAAGTTTGATGGCTATGATTTTGAGTTTTTATATCATAATCCAAATGACTCCACGAGTGTTGGCTCGAATAATCTGACCGCTACTTTTCTTGAAGATCAGGCTGGAGATTTATGGATAGGTGCCACCAATATGCTTTTCAAATACATGCCAAGCACAAATGCCTTCATTACCTACGACCTGAAGGAGGTTTACCAGCATGAAAACATTGGTTCTATACTGCCTTTTGGTATTGTGCAAGATACCTTTGGAAATATTTTTTTCGCCTCGTATGATATTTCCGGGTCCTCAGCAGTAGCAGTGGCTATAGTTTATTTTGATGCCAAAGTGAATCAATTAAAAAAAATCGAACCCCAGAATGGTTACGAACTCCAAAATGTTTTTCAACTGACGGTGGGGCCTGACAATAACCTTTGGGCATTAAATCATGATGGACTTTTCAGGATTGATGAAAACAAGGTATTCCATAAAATAACCAGCTTACCCAATTATTTTATCAATAATCATGAAAATGGTGGAAAGGGGGTATTAGCCAATCGTCTATATACCGGTATGCAAAGCGGCCCCAATGGCCATATCTGGCTTACCACCAACCAAGCGGAGCTTTATTCCTTTGACCCAAAAACACAAGAACTAAACTTACACCCATTGCCGCCGGCTTTTGCATATGACCTTCCTCGAGCGATCAGGAATGCCTATGCTCTCTATTGGCCTATGTATTTTGACAAAAAGGGGAATCTATATATCGGTTCTCATAAAGGCATATTACGCTACAATCCTACCACCGACACCTCCTGGATTTTAGCCGAAGATGAGGCACCAAATCAAAGAATATATTCCGTAAATGAGGATATTTTTGGCAATATATGGATGCGCGGCAGAGATGGTATATTCTTTAAATATAATCCCAGAAGTCTGTTTAAAACATTCTCCTTAGGCCGGACATCCATTGATGGTCCGACCGACTGGGATAAGTATGATTTCTTTGCGCATAAAGACAGTACCCTTTTGATGTACAGTATGCACTCCTCCTATCACGTCATCAATCAGTTGGATTTTAACAATGAAGAAATGCAGGAATATTCTCTGGATAGCCTTTTTTCTGGATTATCCAATGTACACATCCTGGGCGCTTTAGGAAAAGAGAAATATCTTATTCATTCCGATCAAGGTCTTCGTGTTTTTGAAAATGGCATGATCCGTCCCAGTCCGAGCTTATTTGATTCGCTACCTCCCGTAAACCGAAGGTGGAAAATGGCAAAAGATAGCCGGCGAAACCTGTGGTGGTGCACGGACCAGGGGCTTTATTTACAATTGAAGGACGAGACTAGGATGAGGCATTTCGAGCTGACCGCTTTTCCCAAAACTACTGCTGGCAGTAATTCTGTCAAGTCGATATATGAGGGTAAAAATGGCCGCATCTGGATCATCACCTCGAATGGATTATTCGCTTACGATTATGAAAAAGATAAGTTGGCAAGGTACTTATACGATAAGGAAAATGGGGAAGTGTTGTTATCTCAGAGCATCAATACGCTCTACGAAGATGATGAGCATATTTTATGGGTCGGTACCAGGCAAGGGGGGCTATCCAAATACAATTTGACAACCAAGGAGTTGAAAACCTACACACAGGATGATGGCTTGCCTTCCATGCAGATTCAGGGCATTCTACCCGATGAAGACCGGGGCGATTTATGGCTCAGTACCCAGAAAGGAATTGCCAGGTTCAATATTAAAACGGAAGCGTTTGTCAATTTTTCAAAAAAGGATGGTCTTAAAGATATGTCCTTTGGGCAAGGCTCTTCTTTTAAAACGGCTGACGGATATTTTGTATTCGGGGCTTTTGCTAATATCACTTATTTCCGCCCGGAAGAGATTTCAGCACAATCCGTTGCCCCCAAAGTGTATCTGACGGATTTAAAGATCAGTGATCGATCCATTCGCGACATTCCCGCATTGGCGCCTGGTTTCGTTGCGTCTACGGTACAGAACCTTGAATTAAATTACCGGCAAAATTCCCTTTCATTCGAATACAAAGCCATTCATTTCAACAATCCACAGGCGAATCAATATGCCTACCAGCTCGAAAACTATGACCAGGAATGGCGTATAGTAGGTAATACCCGAAAAGCATTTTATAATAATCTACCAGCTGGTGAATATGCGTTTTTCCTGAAAGCGGCGAATAATCACGGTGTGTGGAGTGAGCCGCAGGTCTTTGCCAATTTCGTTATCCATCCTCCATGGTGGGCGACCTGGTGGGCTTATGGCCTGTATTTTCTAGCTGGAATGGCTTTGATCTATAGCGTCTACCGTTTTCAGTTGAAGCGCAACTTAGACCAGGCAGAGGCCAGCCGCCTGAAAGAAATGGATGCGGTTAAAAATCGCCTGTTCACCAATATCACCCACGAGTTCCGGACACCACTCACCGTCATTTCTGGTATGACCGACCAGATTGAAGAAAACCCAAAGGAATGGTTCAAAGAAGGATTATCGATGATCAGACGCAATACCAACAGACTATTAGAATTAGTCAACCAAATGTTGGATCTTACAAAACTGGAAAGCGGAAAAACAACGCTCCACAACCAACAGGGAGACATCATTAATTACCTGAAATACATTGTAGAAAGCATCCACTCCTTTGCAGAAAGTAAAAAAATACAAGTGCATTTCCATGAAGAAGGAGAGGAATTGATGATGGATTTTGATCCGGAAAAAATACACCAGATCCTGATCAACCTCTTGTCCAATGCCTTAAAGTTTACGCCAACAGGAGGACATGTTTATGTCCTCGTCAGAGCTGTTTCAGAAAAAGATAGCCCTCAAAAAGGATCAAAGCTTCAAGTCAAAGTAAAGAATACCGGAGCGGGCATTCCGGAAGATCTATTGCCCTATATCTTCGATCGTTTTTATCAGGCGGATGATTCGACTACCCGGGGGGGAGAAGGTTCCGGTATTGGATTGGCGCTGGTAAAAGAATTGGTCAAATTAATGAAAGGAGACATTTCTGTAAAAAGCAAAGTGGGTAAAGACACGGAATTTACGCTTTTACTCCCGATCAGTAATGTGGCACCGGTAGATCAGACACCCGCACCTATAGTCAAATACAAAACAACTAGCTTAGCCGGAGCAAACGATGGTAACATTTCTGCAACTTCTATAAAGGAAGAACCCGAAACTATGCTTGCGGCCACGAAACCCTGCGTCCTGCTGGTAGAAGACAACCCCGACGTAGTCGCTTATATTGCGTCTTGCCTACAAGACCAATATGAAATCCAGGTTGGTAAAGATGGGCAGGAGGGCATAGACATCGCCATTGAAAACATTCCAGATTTAATTATCACGGATGTCATGATGCCCGTCAAAGATGGTTTCGAAGTTTGTCAAAGCTTAAAAACAGATGCACGGACCAGTCACATCCCTATTATCATGCTTACTGCCAGGGCGGATATGGAAAGTAAAATGGAAGGATTGGAAAAAGGTGCGGATGCTTATTTGGCGAAACCTTTTCATAAGCAAGAACTACGGATTCGTATTAAAAAGCTACTTGAATTGCGAGCCAATCTGCAAAAGCATTATCTGGCTATTGCTGGTTCTGGAATACAGGATACTTTTGTTGAAAACACGCCCGAGGCTCCTGCCATAGAAGATCAATTTGTACAGAAGATGAGAGAAGCCGTGGAAGCACATTTGGAGGATTTTGATTTTACAGTAGAGCAGTTTTGCAAGGAAATGGCAATGAGTCATTCTCAATTGCATCGGAAGATAACAGCTTTGACCGGACTTTCGCCTAATAAATTTATTCGTCATGTGAGATTGGGTAAAGCAAAATTATTGTTACAAAATGCGGAATTGACCATCAATGCGGTGGCTTATGAAACGGGGTTTAATGATCCCGGCTATTTTGGGCGGGTGTTTAAGAAGGCATTTGGGATGACACCTATGGAATGGAAGGAAAGCACGAAAATCTGA
- a CDS encoding ATP-binding protein, giving the protein MKLIRRIIEDQVIKSLVPNKVLILLGPRRVGKTVLIKQVIQKLNEPYLLLNGKDFSVLEILSRRSVQNYKNLLGDKRVLLIDEAQKIPDIGKILKLMVDEIEGIRILSAFDIGKYTGEPLTGRKKTFNLFSLSEQELDQIENQIEKRDNLRQRLIYGNYPELVQINNLEDKAEYLNEIVNSYLLKDILAFENIRNSDKILNLLRLVAFQIGGEISLSELASSLSMSKNTVEKYLDLLSKVFVLHKVGGFSRNLRKEVAKRNKWYFYDNGLRNILIANMNPLELRNDIGMLWENYIISERLKYQKYSKMIVNNYFWRTYDMQEIDWLEEREGKLFGYEFKWSPKKRPSAPKVWTEAYPESEFEVISHENYLDWVRNK; this is encoded by the coding sequence ATGAAGTTAATACGTCGAATAATCGAAGATCAAGTGATTAAAAGCCTTGTTCCAAATAAGGTTTTAATCTTACTAGGGCCAAGAAGAGTTGGAAAAACTGTCCTTATCAAACAAGTTATACAAAAGCTCAATGAACCTTATTTACTCCTAAACGGTAAAGACTTTTCAGTACTTGAAATCCTATCAAGGAGAAGCGTACAGAATTACAAAAATCTTCTGGGTGATAAAAGAGTTTTATTGATTGATGAAGCTCAAAAAATACCTGACATCGGTAAGATTTTGAAGCTAATGGTCGATGAAATCGAAGGTATTAGAATTTTATCTGCTTTTGATATTGGCAAATATACTGGAGAACCTCTTACAGGAAGAAAGAAAACCTTTAACTTGTTTTCTCTCTCAGAACAGGAATTAGATCAAATCGAAAACCAAATAGAGAAAAGAGATAATTTAAGGCAAAGGTTGATTTATGGGAATTATCCCGAATTGGTTCAAATAAATAATTTAGAAGATAAAGCGGAATATTTAAATGAGATCGTAAATTCTTACCTTTTAAAAGATATTTTGGCTTTTGAGAATATTAGAAATTCAGATAAGATCTTGAACCTCTTAAGACTTGTTGCCTTTCAAATTGGAGGAGAAATCTCTTTATCAGAATTAGCCAGTTCTTTATCAATGAGTAAAAATACTGTTGAGAAATATCTCGACTTGCTTTCAAAAGTTTTTGTCCTTCATAAGGTTGGAGGATTCAGCAGAAACCTCAGAAAAGAAGTTGCCAAAAGAAATAAGTGGTATTTCTATGACAATGGTCTTCGCAACATATTAATTGCCAATATGAATCCTTTAGAATTAAGAAATGATATTGGCATGCTTTGGGAGAATTATATAATCAGTGAAAGATTAAAATATCAGAAGTATTCTAAAATGATCGTCAATAATTATTTTTGGAGAACTTATGATATGCAAGAAATTGATTGGCTCGAAGAGAGAGAAGGGAAATTATTTGGTTATGAATTCAAATGGAGTCCAAAGAAAAGACCTTCCGCTCCTAAAGTTTGGACTGAAGCCTATCCTGAATCGGAATTTGAAGTAATTAGCCATGAAAATTATTTAGATTGGGTAAGAAATAAATAA
- a CDS encoding IS110 family transposase — MKQSDRFVGIDISKDSFDVCVLSQGALLEESRFNNDAQGWQKFAKNLSDQDLCIIEATGSYHVGLALYLVEHDKRVSVVNPLRVKYFSRLNLKRAKTDRVDAYVIAQYGQVFKPESWTAPPTHLRQLQQLMTVSAQLTKQKTALINQQKNFELVPDPSKEALEIIKCQIVKLEKHLQEIQCLINNSIKEHYKELEASLRSIPGLGPKTVATLILITGGFTKFGSYKALIAYVGLAPRTYESGVSVKGASHICKLGSSYLRKLLYECALSAKRFNPVCKELFERLYIAKKKPFKVAMIAVANKLLKIAFTIAITGQKFDPEYRLKHYFAK; from the coding sequence ATGAAACAATCTGATCGTTTTGTAGGAATTGACATATCAAAAGATAGTTTTGATGTCTGCGTTTTATCACAAGGGGCTCTATTAGAAGAAAGCCGTTTTAATAATGATGCTCAAGGTTGGCAAAAGTTTGCTAAAAACCTTAGTGATCAGGACTTATGCATAATAGAAGCAACGGGATCTTATCATGTAGGGTTGGCATTATATTTAGTTGAGCATGATAAACGTGTTAGTGTAGTCAACCCTTTGCGTGTAAAGTATTTTTCTCGATTGAATCTCAAGAGGGCAAAAACAGATAGGGTAGATGCTTATGTTATTGCCCAGTATGGCCAAGTATTTAAGCCTGAAAGTTGGACAGCTCCACCGACACATTTAAGACAACTTCAACAGTTAATGACAGTTTCTGCACAATTAACAAAACAAAAGACGGCATTAATCAATCAACAAAAAAACTTTGAACTTGTACCAGACCCCAGTAAAGAAGCCCTTGAAATAATAAAGTGCCAAATAGTAAAATTAGAGAAACATTTACAAGAAATACAATGCCTTATCAATAATAGCATTAAAGAACATTACAAAGAATTAGAGGCTTCTTTACGATCAATTCCCGGTTTAGGTCCCAAAACGGTAGCCACCTTAATCCTAATAACTGGAGGCTTTACCAAGTTTGGATCATATAAAGCTTTGATAGCCTATGTGGGGTTAGCTCCTCGGACATACGAGTCAGGAGTAAGTGTTAAGGGAGCTTCACACATCTGCAAGTTAGGGTCATCCTATCTTCGAAAGTTACTTTATGAATGTGCTTTAAGTGCCAAAAGGTTTAACCCTGTATGTAAGGAACTATTTGAAAGACTCTATATTGCAAAGAAAAAACCATTTAAAGTAGCCATGATTGCGGTGGCCAATAAGTTGCTGAAAATCGCTTTCACTATAGCTATAACTGGACAAAAATTTGATCCGGAATACAGACTAAAACATTATTTTGCCAAATAA
- a CDS encoding amidohydrolase, which translates to MKKLAPICLCLLLGTLAMAQESYNTISAKASAIESRVIEWRRDFHQNPELSNREFKTAEKIATHLRSLGLEVKTGVAHTGVVGILRGALPGPVVALRADMDALPVTERAPIAFASKEKSTFLGKEVGVMHACGHDTHVAMLMGAAEILTSMQKDLQGTVVFIFQPAEEGAPPGEEGGAELMVKEGVLKDNKVDVIFGLHINSLTEVGKIKYKPGGAMAAVNRLTIKVKGKQTHGSTPWTGVDPVTISAEIILGLQLIVSRQTELTKEAAVISIGKIEGGVRSNIIPEEVEMIGTIRTLDTDMQKIIHDKIRLTATKIAESWGAEAEVTIEKGYPVTYNDPALTEKMLPTIQRTAGAENVILEHAKTGAEDFSFFANEVPGLFLFLGGMPIGKNPSEAGPHHTPDFYIDESGMKLGVETLCNLTLDYMRMKR; encoded by the coding sequence ATGAAAAAATTAGCACCCATTTGTCTGTGCCTCCTGCTGGGTACGCTTGCCATGGCCCAGGAATCCTACAACACCATATCGGCCAAAGCTTCTGCCATCGAATCCAGGGTGATCGAGTGGCGGCGTGATTTTCATCAAAATCCTGAACTGAGTAACCGGGAATTCAAAACGGCAGAAAAGATCGCGACCCATTTACGGTCGTTGGGTCTGGAGGTAAAAACAGGCGTGGCGCATACAGGCGTCGTGGGCATTTTGAGGGGCGCGCTGCCCGGTCCTGTGGTGGCTTTGAGAGCGGATATGGATGCCTTGCCGGTGACGGAACGGGCGCCGATCGCCTTTGCCTCAAAGGAGAAATCCACCTTCCTGGGTAAGGAAGTCGGGGTGATGCATGCCTGCGGACACGACACCCATGTGGCCATGCTGATGGGCGCGGCAGAGATCCTGACCTCCATGCAAAAAGACCTCCAGGGTACGGTGGTTTTCATTTTTCAGCCTGCCGAAGAAGGGGCGCCTCCGGGAGAAGAAGGTGGCGCCGAACTCATGGTGAAGGAAGGCGTCTTGAAAGACAATAAGGTGGATGTGATCTTCGGGCTGCACATCAACAGCCTGACGGAAGTGGGCAAAATAAAATACAAACCCGGCGGAGCCATGGCGGCCGTCAACCGGCTCACCATAAAAGTAAAAGGCAAACAAACCCACGGTTCCACTCCCTGGACCGGGGTCGATCCCGTCACCATTTCCGCAGAGATCATCCTGGGCTTGCAGCTTATCGTCAGCCGCCAGACGGAACTGACCAAAGAAGCGGCCGTCATCAGCATCGGCAAGATCGAGGGCGGCGTAAGAAGCAACATCATTCCCGAAGAAGTGGAGATGATCGGCACCATTCGCACCCTCGACACAGACATGCAAAAGATCATCCACGACAAGATCCGCCTCACGGCCACCAAGATCGCCGAAAGCTGGGGCGCCGAAGCCGAGGTGACCATAGAAAAAGGCTACCCCGTGACCTACAACGACCCTGCCCTCACCGAAAAAATGCTGCCCACCATCCAGCGTACCGCCGGAGCGGAAAACGTCATTTTGGAGCACGCCAAAACCGGGGCCGAAGACTTTTCCTTTTTTGCCAATGAAGTACCCGGCCTGTTCCTTTTCCTCGGCGGTATGCCCATAGGAAAGAACCCTTCCGAGGCCGGTCCGCACCATACGCCCGACTTCTACATCGATGAAAGCGGTATGAAACTCGGGGTGGAGACCCTTTGTAACCTGACGCTGGATTATATGCGGATGAAGCGATAG
- a CDS encoding HlyC/CorC family transporter: MSAVWIIFFLFLSALFSGSEIAFVSANKLNIELKKKRGGRRGRVITHFYDKPSRFMGAMLIGNNIALVVFTALMTIPIEQFFISKFGFVHDSASMLFLSTVIITVVVLIFGEFLPKALFQLYGADLLYLLALPLRGLQVLLIIPTRMMTQLTNFILNNVFKTELKKGEEVFTRHDLISFIQDTTAESDKEDIDKSLFNKALHLKDKKVRSCMIPRTEINTIDVEESVTALEKRFAETKHSRLLVIEEDIDEVLGYVHHQQLFINPKSIREIVLEIPFTPEVTPVIELMNIFIKKHVSIACVVDEFGGISGLITLEDIQEEIFGEIEDEHDIEEYVEVAISEDEFRFSGRLEIDYLNEKYDLNLPEGDYHTLSGYIVMTTGNIPDEGKSKELGDFLYTFESVSNTKIEVVKMTRLKEEDKKEKNG, encoded by the coding sequence ATGTCAGCAGTCTGGATCATTTTTTTTCTGTTTTTGTCTGCGTTGTTTTCGGGTTCGGAAATAGCCTTCGTTTCAGCCAATAAATTAAATATTGAGCTGAAAAAAAAACGTGGAGGACGAAGGGGGCGGGTCATTACCCATTTTTATGACAAACCGTCCCGGTTTATGGGCGCCATGCTTATTGGCAATAATATTGCATTGGTCGTTTTTACGGCCCTCATGACGATTCCCATCGAACAGTTTTTTATCTCAAAGTTTGGATTTGTTCACGACAGCGCTTCCATGCTCTTTTTGAGCACTGTGATTATTACGGTGGTCGTATTGATTTTCGGAGAATTTTTGCCCAAAGCGCTTTTTCAGCTTTACGGGGCGGACCTGCTTTATTTGCTTGCCCTACCGCTGAGGGGGCTGCAGGTTTTACTCATCATTCCTACCCGCATGATGACGCAGCTGACCAATTTCATTCTCAATAATGTATTTAAAACAGAGTTGAAAAAAGGAGAGGAAGTTTTTACCCGGCATGACCTGATCAGTTTCATACAGGATACCACTGCCGAGAGTGATAAAGAAGATATCGATAAAAGCCTTTTTAATAAAGCGCTCCATTTAAAAGACAAAAAAGTACGTTCCTGTATGATCCCGCGTACGGAAATCAACACCATTGATGTGGAGGAATCGGTGACGGCCCTGGAGAAACGATTTGCCGAAACCAAACATTCACGCCTGTTGGTGATTGAAGAGGATATTGATGAAGTACTTGGGTATGTTCACCACCAGCAGTTGTTTATAAATCCAAAGTCCATCAGGGAGATCGTGCTTGAAATACCCTTTACGCCCGAAGTTACCCCAGTCATTGAACTGATGAACATTTTTATCAAAAAACACGTCAGCATCGCTTGTGTTGTGGATGAGTTCGGGGGCATTTCAGGCCTCATCACCCTGGAGGATATCCAGGAAGAGATCTTCGGTGAGATCGAAGACGAGCACGACATTGAGGAATATGTGGAAGTAGCCATTTCCGAGGATGAATTCCGGTTTTCCGGACGCCTGGAAATCGACTACCTCAATGAGAAGTATGATCTCAATTTGCCGGAAGGCGACTACCATACCTTGTCCGGCTATATCGTAATGACAACGGGCAATATCCCTGACGAAGGCAAGTCAAAAGAGTTGGGAGACTTCCTTTATACCTTTGAATCGGTATCCAATACAAAAATTGAAGTGGTAAAAATGACCCGATTGAAAGAAGAGGACAAAAAGGAGAAGAACGGTTAG
- the hpt gene encoding hypoxanthine phosphoribosyltransferase, whose amino-acid sequence MEKTVKLHDLTFIPFIREAQILGKVDEMAQQLSHKYADKNPLFLGVLNGAYIFAADLVRAFGGNCEISFIKLSSYRGTKSTDNLATLIGLAEPIEGRHLIIVEDIIDSGHTLHKFIPELMALGPASIEVAALLVKPEAMEYEVDVHYKGFEIPPAFVVGYGLDYDGLGRNLRDIYQLKIGD is encoded by the coding sequence ATGGAAAAAACAGTGAAATTGCACGATCTGACTTTCATCCCTTTTATCCGGGAAGCTCAAATCCTGGGAAAAGTGGATGAAATGGCTCAACAACTTTCCCATAAATATGCCGACAAGAACCCGCTTTTTCTCGGGGTACTCAACGGAGCTTATATCTTCGCTGCCGATCTTGTACGGGCCTTTGGGGGCAACTGTGAAATTTCCTTTATCAAACTTTCTTCCTACCGGGGAACAAAATCCACCGACAACCTGGCGACCCTGATCGGGTTGGCCGAACCGATAGAAGGAAGGCATTTGATCATTGTGGAAGACATTATCGATTCCGGGCACACTCTCCATAAATTCATCCCCGAATTGATGGCTCTTGGACCTGCTTCCATTGAAGTGGCCGCACTGTTGGTCAAACCCGAAGCCATGGAATACGAAGTGGATGTCCATTACAAAGGATTCGAGATTCCCCCTGCTTTTGTGGTGGGTTACGGACTCGATTATGACGGGCTGGGTCGGAATTTGAGGGATATTTACCAATTGAAAATCGGTGATTGA
- a CDS encoding M20/M25/M40 family metallo-hydrolase — protein sequence MKKIFLSVLFLSCMSLGALTAQNTQDEDSEFIRKIYDEALTHSNSYEWLKYLSVEIGARLSGSAEAAAAVEFTRQMMDSLGLDDVRLQEVMVPHWVRGDKEIVRIVHSGMGDVDLHALALGNTVGTGPDGLVAEVVEVHGLDELEALGRAGIEGKIVFYNRPMDPKHIHTFRAYGGAVDQRTRGAAAAAQYGAVATLVRSMTTSLDDVPHTGVQIYKDGVPQIPATAISTNDAELLSRLLKKEKVKVYIRSNCRMLEEKLSYNVIGEIRGSEFPDEIILVGGHLDSWDVGQGAHDDGAGCVQSMDVLAMLRQLGYKPKRTLRAVMFMNEENGGRGGDKYWAVSNEKGEFHLGAIESDSGGFSPRGFTCDAEESVFDNHFERAMSWGELFKPYGVTIEKGGSGADVGGGKSQKGALFGLRPDSQRYFDLHHTNDDLFEKVNKRELELGAAAMTSLVYLLDQHGLD from the coding sequence ATGAAAAAAATATTCCTTTCTGTTCTTTTTCTCTCCTGTATGTCTTTGGGTGCTTTAACGGCACAGAATACGCAGGATGAGGACTCAGAATTTATTCGAAAAATATACGACGAGGCTTTGACCCACAGCAATAGCTACGAATGGTTGAAGTATTTGTCGGTGGAAATTGGCGCCCGATTGTCCGGTTCGGCAGAAGCCGCGGCAGCAGTGGAATTTACCCGGCAAATGATGGACAGCCTTGGGTTGGATGACGTCCGGCTCCAGGAAGTGATGGTCCCCCATTGGGTACGCGGTGATAAGGAAATTGTCCGGATCGTTCATTCCGGAATGGGAGATGTGGATCTTCATGCACTGGCCCTGGGCAACACGGTAGGAACCGGCCCGGACGGACTTGTGGCTGAAGTTGTCGAAGTGCATGGACTGGATGAACTCGAAGCACTGGGCAGAGCGGGCATCGAGGGCAAGATCGTTTTTTACAATCGCCCGATGGACCCCAAGCATATTCATACCTTCAGAGCTTATGGCGGGGCAGTGGATCAACGGACGCGCGGTGCAGCCGCTGCAGCCCAATACGGTGCCGTGGCCACCCTGGTACGGTCCATGACCACCAGCCTGGATGATGTGCCGCATACCGGGGTGCAAATTTATAAGGATGGCGTTCCGCAAATCCCGGCCACGGCCATCAGCACCAACGACGCAGAATTGCTCAGCCGGTTGCTCAAAAAAGAAAAAGTAAAAGTATATATCCGCTCCAATTGCCGGATGCTGGAAGAAAAACTTTCCTACAACGTGATTGGTGAAATTCGCGGAAGCGAATTCCCGGATGAGATCATTTTAGTGGGCGGCCATCTCGATTCATGGGATGTCGGCCAGGGCGCTCATGATGACGGTGCCGGCTGCGTGCAATCGATGGATGTACTGGCCATGCTGCGCCAATTGGGGTATAAGCCCAAAAGAACTCTCCGGGCAGTGATGTTCATGAATGAAGAAAACGGAGGCCGCGGGGGCGATAAGTATTGGGCCGTTTCCAACGAAAAAGGAGAATTTCACCTGGGAGCCATCGAATCCGATTCGGGAGGTTTCAGCCCACGGGGATTTACCTGTGATGCGGAAGAGTCTGTTTTTGACAATCATTTTGAAAGAGCCATGAGCTGGGGCGAACTGTTTAAGCCCTATGGCGTGACTATCGAAAAAGGAGGATCGGGTGCCGACGTCGGGGGCGGAAAAAGCCAGAAAGGGGCACTCTTCGGGTTGAGGCCGGATTCTCAACGATATTTCGACCTGCACCATACGAATGATGATCTTTTTGAAAAGGTCAACAAACGTGAACTGGAACTGGGCGCCGCCGCAATGACAAGTCTGGTGTATCTTTTGGATCAACACGGACTGGACTGA